Proteins from a genomic interval of Zingiber officinale cultivar Zhangliang chromosome 1B, Zo_v1.1, whole genome shotgun sequence:
- the LOC121970946 gene encoding RING-H2 finger protein ATL13-like: MARRSLLSAPPPPPPLVDFGSRITPSILLIIVILAIIFFVSGLLHLFVRYFLRHSNRSPDETEHATAFQGELQQLFHLHDAGVDQSFIDALPVFQYKSIAGVKDPFDCAVCLCEFEADDKLRLLPKCSHAFHVQCIDAWLLSHSTCPLCRASLLHDLSPGRSSSPMVLVLESGGESSSRENSFSSQRRESVSIDDVGDETAAKMEEIDVAVKLGKFRSVEISGSGTQEGGVSSSREVDQRRCFSMGTFEYVMEERSTLRVSVKPVKSTASFKNPGGRSARSEYDCNSRREGFNGFHAAIISRGDEQHAHKLHDGLPKRESFSVSKIWLRQRKEEAEARRAVSFRLPVIQSGKADLKLKQSSSPSSMAELDDSKWRSKNGNELELDSDVEAGGFHDGAVSRADETPSFARRTLLWITGRQNKVDNCV; this comes from the coding sequence ATGGCGAGGAGGAGTCTCCTTTcagcacctcctcctcctcctcctttggTAGATTTTGGGAGCAGGATCACCCCCAGCATCCTTTTGATCATAGTAATCTTGGCCATCATCTTCTTCGTCTCCGGTCTCCTTCACCTCTTCGTGAGGTACTTCCTGAGGCACAGCAACAGGAGCCCGGACGAAACGGAGCATGCCACGGCCTTCCAGGGCGAGCTGCAGCAGCTCTTCCACCTCCACGACGCTGGCGTCGATCAATCCTTCATTGACGCCCTCCCCGTCTTCCAGTACAAGTCCATCGCCGGCGTCAAGGACCCTTTCGACTGCGCCGTCTGCCTTTGCGAGTTCGAGGCAGACGACAAGCTCCGGCTTCTCCCCAAGTGTAGCCACGCGTTCCACGTCCAGTGCATCGACGCCTGGCTTTTGTCCCACTCCACTTGCCCGCTGTGCAGGGCGAGCCTCCTCCATGACTTGTCGCCCGGACGTAGCAGCAGCCCCATGGTGCTCGTTCTTGAATCCGGCGGGGAGAGCAGCTCCAGGGAGAATAGTTTTAGTTCCCAGAGAAGGGAATCCGTCTCAATTGACGATGTTGGGGATGAAACTGCGGCGAAGATGGAGGAGATCGATGTGGCTGTGAAGCTTGGAAAATTCAGGAGCGTGGAGATAAGCGGAAGTGGAACCCAAGAAGGCGGCGTCAGCAGCAGCAGGGAAGTGGACCAAAGGAGGTGTTTTTCCATGGGGACGTTCGAGTACGTAATGGAGGAGAGGTCTACCCTCAGGGTTTCCGTCAAGCCAGTCAAGAGCACCGCGAGCTTCAAGAATCCCGGGGGCCGAAGCGCGAGGTCGGAGTACGACTGCAACTCCAGAAGAGAAGGATTCAATGGCTTCCATGCGGCGATAATCTCAAGAGGCGATGAACAGCATGCACACAAGTTGCATGATGGTTTGCCGAAAAGAGAGAGCTTCTCAGTGTCCAAGATATGGTTGCGGCAGAGAAAGGAGGAAGCGGAAGCAAGGAGGGCAGTGTCATTTAGATTGCCTGTGATTCAAAGTGGAAAAGCAGACCTTAAGCTGAAGCAGAGCAGCAGCCCATCGTCCATGGCTGAGCTCGATGATTCCAAATGGCGGAGTAAGAACGGGAACGAACTGGAATTGGATTCAGATGTGGAGGCTGGTGGCTTCCACGATGGAGCAGTGTCGAGGGCAGATGAAACACCTTCATTTGCAAGGAGAACTCTGCTCTGGATTACAGGAAGGCAGAACAAGGTAGATAATTGCGTTTGA